A single region of the Anticarsia gemmatalis isolate Benzon Research Colony breed Stoneville strain chromosome 19, ilAntGemm2 primary, whole genome shotgun sequence genome encodes:
- the Gnpnat gene encoding glucosamine 6-phosphate N-acetyltransferase, with amino-acid sequence MGMEKHNSVEGKPTEYLYPPEILKRLDFNKSPAQFKPKISAASPGEDWMVVRPLQRSDYDKGFLQLLGQLTSVGNVTRKQFDERFTKMKQSGGYYVTVIEDTRISKLIGAATLTIEQKFIHNCSVRGRLEDVVVNDTYRGKQLGKLIVVTVSLLAQELGCYKMSLDCKDKLIKFYETLGYKLEPGNSNAMNMRFEEPS; translated from the exons ATGGGAATGGAAAAACATAATAGTGTG GAGGGTAAGCCAACAGAGTATCTCTATCCTCCTGAGATACTCAAGCGACTGGACTTCAACAAGAGCCCAGCTCAGTTCAAGCCTAAGATCTCTGCGGCCAGTCCTGGTGAAGACTGGATGGTGGTGAGGCCTCTGCAGCGGTCTGACTATGACAAGGGCTTCTTGCAACTCCTGGGCCAGTTGACCAGTGTTGGCAATGTCACTAGGAAGCAGTTTGAtg AGAGATTCACAAAGATGAAGCAGTCCGGTGGGTACTATGTGACGGTGATCGAAGACACGCGCATATCGAAGTTGATCGGCGCCGCCACGCTCACCATCGAACAGAAATTTATACATAACTGCTCAGTG cGCGGTCGTTTAGAAGATGTTGTCGTCAATGATACGTACAGAGGAAAACAATTGGGCAAATT GATTGTAGTGACGGTGTCTCTCCTCGCCCAAGAGTTAGGATGTTACAAGATGTCCCTGGACTGCAAGGATAAACTGATCAAGTTCTACGAGACCCTCGGCTACAAGCTCGAGCCTGGCAACTCTAACGCTATGAACATGAG ATTCGAGGAGCCATCTTGA
- the CIA30 gene encoding complex I intermediate-associated protein 30, which produces MALCKINTFVNVLRNNGKFTPLCKNALTPNYFKYSNPYLIGSQRWLFHESHRKSGYETELKVSNWEHLKNGFKELKQELKLFKQEIIDLIETDPLLIARPGETDLLWCFNEPNVLDKFVTTADSDHNEGFSKCSLEMSSAGRARFHGYLDVRVPKDGRIKKAGYCAMRSKRVRKSFKRPATYDWHLYNTLVLKLRGDGRSYLLNISCEGYYDITWNDIYHYVLYTRGGPYWQIAKIPLSKFVLGSKGRLQDKQTRMRFDKVTHFGIVCGDKINGRFDLEIEYIGLEFDPTHDEEFAYEMYKTDKYIVGV; this is translated from the exons ATGgctctttgtaaaataaacacgtTTGTTAACGTACTCAGAAATAATGGCAAGTTCACTCCGTTGTGTAAAAATGCACTAACTcctaattatttcaaatattccaATCCCTATCTAATTGGCTCACAGCGATGGCTTTTCCATGAAAGCCACAGAAAAAGTGGATATGAAACAGAACTTAAAGTATCAAATTgggaacatttaaaaaatggttttaaggAACTCAAACAGGAGTTAAAGTTATTCAAACAAGAAATCATAGACCTCATTGAAACAGATCCTCTCCTAATCGCTAGACCAG GTGAAACGGATCTGTTATGGTGCTTCAACGAGCCGAATGTATTGGATAAGTTCGTGACGACAGCCGACAGTGACCACAACGAGGGCTTCAGTAAATGTTCCCTGGAGATGAGCTCCGCGGGCAGAGCGCGGTTCCACGGCTACTTAGACGTCAGGGTCCCGAAGGATGGACGCATCAAGAAAGCAGGATATTGTGCTATGAGGTCTAAGAGAGTACGA aaatcATTCAAGCGTCCAGCGACCTACGACTGGCACTTGTACAACACTCTCGTCTTGAAACTCCGAGGCGACGGCCGGTCTTATCTGTTGAACATATCTTGTGAGGGGTACTACGATATCACGTGGAATGATATATACCACTACGTCCTCTACACTAGAGGTGGACCTTATTGGCAAATTGCGAAG ATACCATTGTCAAAATTCGTATTAGGATCAAAGGGACGCCTTCAGGACAAACAAACTAGGATGAGATTTGACAAAGTTACTCACTTCGGCATTGTATGCGGCGATAAGATTAACGGCCGATTTGATTTAGAGATTGAATACATTG GTTTGGAGTTCGACCCAACTCATGATGAAGAATTTGCCTATGAAATGTACAAAacagataaatatattgttggTGTTTAA
- the CLS gene encoding cardiolipin synthase, translating to MKLLSRCNFIKHVSLLYRPITAHDYTISVREYVTILSNRRRHIRYPVNLSVISCQYSSDDKKQFITLEKKTHALKDALAHKKEQLKDTEHRIRQKGEEIVRDIKQQKELTGHKLKVKKEYILKDILETKAKVKERIEEVVEKENVYTIPNILCFTRIAMSPYLGYTIFQEHYNLALGLLVFAGVTDLLDGWIARNWKGQSTKMGSFLDPMADKVLIATLFVSLTYQNLIPLSLTLLIVGRDLALVVAGFVIRYMSLPPPRTLSRYFDVTHATAQLAPTLISKVNTAIQLLLVGTTLASPVFGYVDHPALQALCGVTAASTVVSAISYLVSKDTYKFLKKKS from the exons ATGAAACTATTGTCGAGATGTAACTTTATAAAACATGTCTCACTTTTATACCGGCCTATTACGGCCCACGATTATACTATCTCTGTTCGAGAATACGTAACAATTCTTTCAAATAGACGACGGCATATTAGATATCCAGTAAATCTGTCGGTTATATCATGTCAGTACTCGTCTGACgataaaaaacaattcataacCTTAGAGAAGAAGACGCACGCTCTCAAAGATGCCTTGGCACATAAGAAGGAACAGCTGAAAGATACCGAACATAGAATAAGACAGAAGGGTGAAGAGATCGTGAGAGAcatcaaacaacaaaaagaaCTAACAGGTCATAAGctcaaagtaaaaaaagaatacattttaaaggaCATTCTTGAAACTAAAGCTAAAGTAAAAGAAAGAATTGAAGAAGTTGTAGAG aaagAGAATGTATACACAATACCAAATATACTATGTTTCACTAGAATAGCAATGTCTCCATATTTGGGGTACACAATATTTCAGGAACACTATAACTTGGCACTAGGTTTACTAGTATTCGCTGGGGTCACTGACCTG TTGGATGGATGGATAGCAAGGAATTGGAAAGGACAATCAACAAAGATGGGCTCATTCTTGGACCCAATGGCTGACAAAGTGCTGATAGCTACTCTGTTTGTCTCTCTTACATATCAGAACCTAATACCTCTCTCTCTCACATTGCTCATAGTGGGCAGAGATCTGGCACTAGTTGTTGCTGGATTTGTCATCAGATACATGAGCTTACCACCCCCT AGAACCTTGAGCAGGTACTTTGATGTGACTCATGCAACTGCTCAACTTGCACCTACATTAATTAGCAAAGTCAACACAGCTATACAATTACTTTTg GTGGGCACAACATTAGCCTCTCCTGTGTTTGGCTATGTAGACCACCCAGCACTGCAAGCCTTGTGTGGAGTAACCGCTGCATCTACTGTTGTTTCAgctatcagttatttagttagtaAGGACACatataagtttttaaagaaaaagtcctga
- the LOC142980934 gene encoding transforming acidic coiled-coil-containing protein 3-like codes for MSGTEQNIVNSMQQLSVQPNNSGHTEKPTQVVTPAVNRSQQPSAAKVTPVKANTVSPAIATIDRLLSLGANIPPPPPVITRSSDMDPHTMEQLRAVKELLTAQEEEAQNLRDINHELRDRLEECETKIKKLTEQNEEYAEKEKNLSQRVAEKVRNNKQMSVVMEEYERTISSLIGEREAESKRWVEERSNLVRERDDAAAHLASMEHAFNDVHTKYERCKVIIQGYKCNEETLKRTVEENNDAIQKLEARYETLRQHAMQQLNKANAELDSVKKAHQAEVLKLNAMLKKSEVHASSLQESLAQKIKDNEELTAICDELINKVG; via the coding sequence ATGTCAGGTACGGAGCAAAATATAGTGAACTCAATGCAGCAATTATCCGTGCAACCAAATAACAGTGGTCATACTGAGAAACCAACGCAAGTAGTTACTCCTGCTGTGAACAGAAGTCAACAGCCATCAGCAGCCAAGGTAACTCCTGTAAAAGCAAACACAGTCTCCCCTGCTATTGCTACAATAGATAGACTCTTGAGTCTGGGAGCCAATATTCCCCCTCCTCCACCAGTAATCACAAGATCCTCAGACATGGATCCACATACTATGGAACAGTTGAGAGCTGTGAAAGAGCTTCTCACAGCACAGGAGGAAGAAGCACAGAACCTCAGGGATATCAATCATGAGCTGAGGGATAGATTAGAAGAATGTGAAACAAAAATCAAGAAGTTAACTGAGCAGAATGAAGAATATGCAGAGAAAGAAAAGAATCTCTCACAGAGAGTGGCCGAAAAAGTacgaaacaataaacaaatgagTGTTGTCATGGAAGAATATGAGCGAACTATTTCTTCTCTTATTGGGGAACGTGAAGCAGAATCCAAGAGGTGGGTGGAAGAGAGGTCTAATCTTGTAAGAGAACGAGATGATGCTGCCGCTCACTTAGCCTCAATGGAACATGCTTTTAATGATGTTCATACGAAATATGAAAGGTGTAAGGTCATTATACAAGGATACAAGTGTAATGAAGAAACTTTGAAGAGAACTGTTGAGGAAAATAATGATGCAATTCAAAAACTGGAGGCAAGGTATGAAACCTTGCGACAACATGCCATGCAACAACTCAACAAGGCCAATGCAGAGCTCGACTCTGTCAAGAAGGCTCATCAAGCTGAAGTTTTAAAACTGAATGCCATGCTTAAGAAGAGTGAAGTTCATGCATCTTCTCTGCAGGAATCACTGGCACAGAAGATAAAAGATAATGAGGAACTCACAGCTATCTGTGATGAGTTGATCAATAAGGTTGGTTAA
- the LOC142981139 gene encoding uncharacterized protein LOC142981139: MFSNIILSDSFVSPDKGIKTIYQKFQNLLGRGIETNSDKIHDDMLSARGSTVASEDSFLTPVSSVGDLMAMSPKRSNDLSEQRNETSDLLTGPDFDSICDVTMKEIPMSDDMFIDANSLDYLVKCAESNRNQNHIDRGKESLFVKFDPLYARQKLDDAHSIQSESVVDSSECDVGYETGSTVSVFTDSHVAMPKHSLSTGSMPSMTGKDKPMQVVPPVINSEIPKSSGSHVRSTPGLMRSVSAILTPTRVATERLISISGNTPPTAAPRSPRYHNHTYNSHESDHLHSLRIILQKQDQEVLQLRQENRELKSSLQDTEHKFSRVVEDLESKVKKLTDDRDNALHKENKLIQQINDKILSNKQMSIVMEEYEKTISSLIEEQQREKTINQEMLDKVTAERDEALNHLGNMESSFNDLLAKYEKCKTVILETKEREKVYEQKMTEYQAAVKKYEELYGNLKQVTSDALTKANETLENLKKNYNIEVTKLNATVKKHEITIASLQESLVQKTRDNEELMRLYDQLISEVH; the protein is encoded by the coding sequence atgttttcaaatattatattgagcGATTCTTTTGTATCACCTGATAAGGGCATAAAAACCATTTATCAGaagtttcaaaatttattaGGACGTGGAATCGAAACTAACAGTGACAAAATTCATGACGACATGTTGTCTGCGAGAGGGAGTACAGTAGCATCTGAAGATAGTTTCTTAACACCTGTTTCTTCAGTAGGTGACTTGATGGCGATGTCACCGAAACGATCGAATGATTTATCTGAACAAAGAAATGAAACTAGCGATCTCCTCACTGGACCAGACTTTGATAGCATTTGTGATGTAACAATGAAAGAAATTCCTATGTCTGATGATATGTTTATCGACGCAAACAGCTTAGATTATCTCGTCAAATGTGCCGAGTCGAACCGAAATCAGAACCACATAGATCgcggcaaggaaagtttgttcGTGAAGTTTGATCCTTTATACGCCAGGCAAAAATTAGATGATGCGCACTCTATTCAGAGTGAGTCTGTAGTTGATTCATCAGAATGTGATGTGGGCTATGAAACAGGCAGTACAGTGTCTGTGTTTACTGACAGTCATGTTGCAATGCCTAAACATTCATTGTCAACTGGATCAATGCCATCCATGACTGGTAAGGATAAACCAATGCAAGTTGTGCCACCTGTGATTAATAGTGAAATACCTAAATCAAGCGGCAGTCATGTGAGGTCCACCCCTGGCTTAATGAGGAGTGTGTCTGCCATCTTGACCCCCACAAGGGTAGCAACAGAAAGACTCATTAGTATATCTGGCAACACTCCACCAACTGCAGCTCCCAGAAGTCCACGCTATCATAATCACACCTACAACTCCCACGAGTCTGACCATCTTCATTCACTCCGAATAATTCTTCAGAAACAAGATCAAGAAGTATTACAACTTAGACAAGAGAATAGGGAGCTGAAGAGTTCTCTACAAGACACAGAACACAAGTTTTCAAGAGTTGTGGAAGATCTTGAGTCGAAAGTCAAGAAACTGACTGATGATAGAGACAATGCTCTTCACAAGGAAAACAAACTAATTCAACAAATCAATGACAAGatattaagtaacaaacaaatgAGTATTGTTATGGAAGAATATGAGAAAACAATATCATCATTGATTGAGGAACAACAGCGGGAGAAAACAATAAACCAGGAGATGTTAGACAAAGTTACTGCTGAACGAGATGAAGCTTTAAACCATCTGGGTAACATGGAGAGTTCTTTTAATGATCTACTTGCTAAATATGAAAAGTGCAAGACTGTCATATTAGAGACAAAAGAAAGAGAAAAGGTATATGAACAGAAAATGACAGAGTATCAGGCAGCTGTGAAGAAATATGAAGAATTGTATGGTAATCTCAAACAGGTCACTTCAGATGCACTTACTAAAGCTAACGAGACTTTAGAGAACCTCAAAAAGAACTATAATATtgaagtaacaaaattaaatgctacTGTGAAGAAACATGAGATCACAATAGCTTCACTGCAAGAGTCCCTGGTGCAGAAAACAAGAGACAATGAGGAGCTGATGAGGTTGTATGATCAGCTGATTAGTGAAGtgcattaa